The sequence GAGCTCATCCAGGGAATTGAGCCCGAAGAGGGAGGCGTAGGCGTAGTTGCGGGTGATAGGTGATTTCAGCGCGGTCTCTGCAAGGTACTGCTTCCACGCAAACGTTTTGCCGACACCCAACGGACCCATCACACAAAGGGTCTCGGCCCTGTCACCGGCAAGGAAAGCTGTAATCTCGCGGGCAGCGTGTTTTGCGGTCATGGAGTAGTTAGCCTTGAGGGTAATGGAAAGAAGCTCTGGGGAATTGGCATCCGATGGGCTGCAGTCCTGCTACTATATCCCATTCATTCAAAAGGAGAGGATTGTGCCGAAGGCACCGTTAGTTCCTTTAGAAATAAGGATAGAAAGTTACCGGGCGCTCGCTCTCCCTGCGACTCGCGATTTCACCCTGAGTCGCGGCGATCCCCCTGTTCCTGAAATACCGTTGAATCGTTCCTGAAGTACCCAATCGAGCGTTCCCGATCTCCCGTGTTTCGGTTCCTGAAGTACCGAGCTGGCGTTCCCGAAGTACCGCGGTTCGCCGAATGACCAGCCTGATCTCGCGTTCCCGTTGTACCGTGTGTGACTATCTCTCGAGTGGCGCCCAGAGGCTCGTAAAATATCTTTTACGAGCCGAAATCCAGCTCCTGAACCTCGCAATCTCGGCTGTTTTTCGCCGCCCGAGGTGGTGGAATCCTCGTCCCATGCATCCGTCCCGAGGCACATCGCGACTGCACATTGGCCTGCCGAGCGCTCTCATGGGGTTCGGGACTTCAGGAACGCACCTTGAAGACCCCGCCACAGCTGCTCTGTCAGGACGTCTCGGGAGCCGGAGGGACATGGTCTTGCATGTCGGCAGACGACGTCGAACCGGAAAAAATGCGAAATCTCGTGCTCTGTTCGGTACTTTAAGAACGCAGGCCAGCGCCTTCCTCCGCAGCCAGACGGCTTCTGCCCACCAATAAAACGTCCAAGGTTGGCGGTGCACGGTATATTGGGAACGCGAGTGTGCCATCTTGTACGGGCTGCGATGCTGCCGTTCCTTGCTGGGGACGCTTGCGGTCGGCCCGGCGGTCCGTGCGATGAACCCGTTTGGGACGAACGGTGAGGACCATACTGCCTGGCACTTGACCGCCCCTGCCCTGCCCTGCCCTCCGCGCGCCTGCCTTTTTTCGCTGCCTCTCGGCACACCTGCCGGCGCAGATACGGCGCACCGGGATGTCGTCCGGCGTTTTGGTAATAACAGTTCCGATGCCAAGTTCGACTTGGCGGTTGGATGCTACCCCGTCAGCGGTCTGAATCCTTGCAGGTCAATCTCAGGTCGGTTTCGGTTGACCTAGCTAACCTTGATGCATTTCTCGGGCGAGGGCGAGGGCGAGGGCGAGGGCGAGGGCGAGGGCAGGCGCAGACTTCGGTATTTCAGGAACGCTGAGATTTCGATGGGATCGCTGGTTTGAAGGTCCGATGGTTGAATAGATCGCCCACTTCGATCCGGGGTCAGGGAGGATGTGTCCGCCAGGACGGGTTTGAGGTCGGAGCGCCTCTGGTGGCTGCGATGTGCGTGCAGCGCTGTCGTGACAAGGTGTCGCCGCTGGGATCCAAACAGGGCGGGCAGGGGAGGGCAAGGCAGCCTGGTTCAGCGCGTGGGGCAGGGGCCCGGAGCCTCCTGGTGGAAGACAGCGACCGGATCGGTACTTCAGGAACGGGGACCGCAATGATGAATTTGGGCGCACGCGTTGCCGAACAATCAGGCTGCGGGCAGCGGCCTTGCTCGATCAGCTTTTGGGACTGGTGAGGGTCGGTGAAAGAAAGCTGTTCCTGAAGTACCGACTGGGGAAGGGCGGTAACCTCGGTGGGCAGACTATGCTTTGGATCGTCAGGGTGTCTGCGAGGGAACCGACAATTACCGGGTCAATCAGCTGGCCGCCCGTTGCTTCGAGCAGAAGGTTGCAAAGATCTGGGCTATGTTCGGTGCGTCTCTGGCGATGTCACGCTGTCGCATGAACGCACGAAAATCATCAGCAACAAGACCATGGTCTCGCTGAGGGCTAGGCAGGCTTGCACGGGCGATCGAGCCGAACGCGGTGTAGGCAATATGACCTTCGGGAAACGCCGGGGGAGGTGAGGGGACGGCTGGAGCCGCAGTTTGGTCGTCTCCCGTCGCTTCAGCCGTTGACCGCGATGTGCCCGAACGCCCCGTCGTCCCGCTGACCGGAAGTTCCTCGTCCTTGCTGCGCTTAACCATTCGCAACATCGGTTCGGCACCGTTTCTTGCTTCGATCTTCAAGGAGAAGCCGGGCAGGGCGTCTTCCTTGGCGATTTTCGTGATCTCGAATTTGAAGCGGCGATAGTCACCCTCCGCGCCGCTCTTCTCGAATAGCGTGGGCATCGTGATCGCAAACCCGTCGGGGCCTGCTCCCCCAGCATGCTTGCGCGCTACACGATAGAGCCAGCGCTCCCTGCCTCCCGTGAGGGAGAAGTACGCAGGGTCGATAGCAAGAACCCCGCCTTCCATGAGCACGCCGTCGTAGAACCATTTGGCCAGGGTGATCCGCATGCCGCGGATCGATCCCTTGCGATCGCGGATCTGGCTGTGGCTATCGATCCACGAAAAAGTCGTCTCGACCGCATCGCCTGAGCGTATGTTGGTTTTGACGGTCGTCGACTGAAGCCGGTCGAGGGTGTTGCTAAGGAGGTCATATGCGCGCCCGCCAACATCACGCTTCAACGTCTTGAGCATGTCGTGGGGAACGATGTGGAGGGTCTGGGGGATGTCGTTTGTGCCGCGCCGCTTGTGCTCGATTAGAACTGAGGCACAGTAGATCAGGATATCGAGGTCATAGATGGTCGCAAGGCCGTACTCGGAGTTGGCCGAGACATGCACAGTCACCTTGCCATCCGGGCTCACGTAATCGATCGGCTTGAGGCGCTTGCGCTTCGACAGCGAGAAAAAGGGCCGTTCCATCGTCTCGCGCTGATCCCTGAGGGGCAGGGTCGTCAGTTGCGGGAGGAAGAGGTCAACTTGCCGGTCTTCTCGCTGTTCCTTTGGCATCGTTTAATTCCAGCTGGCGCGTAAAAGATATTTTACCAGCGCGTAAGTTTCTGTTTTAAATCGATAATTCATACGAAATCTGTGTTTCTATCGGGAGAATTTGGCCTTCTCGATAACGGGACGCAATGCTTCCAGAATTTCGTCCACCGTGCTGGTGTTTTGCGGGTTGATGTTAACAGTGAGGCCCTTCGCCTTGCTATCTGAGAGAACCTCCGCGATTCGGCCGCCTGCTTGGCTCATGACCGCTGGCTTGGAGCGGGGCGCGGCCTTAGGCTTGTGCTCAGCGGACGCTGCCATGAGACGCTCGAACACGCGGGCGCCCTCGATCTTTGCAAGTCCAGCGTCGCGGCGCTCCTGCTGTTCGGCAGAAACAACCCGGGCTGCATCGAGGATCTTGTCCCTGCGCGACGCATCCTTGAGGATGGGGGACAAGCGCATTCCATGATGGACCTTGAGATCGTTCGGTTCAGCGAATGCAGCAATGACCTCGTCAGGCAGTTCGGCAAGCTGCAGCAGGTTGTGCAGGTTCTGGCGCGGGATCGCCAGACGCTCGGCCATCTGAACCCGGCCGCCGTTATAGTACGCTTGGACGGCATGCTGATAGTTGCGCGCTCGCTCGAGGTCGGTGACGTCCTCGCGTTCCCGGTTCTCGAGATCCGCGAGCCTGAAAGCGGCTTCGTCATCGAGGGTTTCGATGCGGGCGATCAGCTCGATTTCCGAGTGATTGTTCGCGTTGAGCCACGAGACCGAGAAATGGCGCCGGGTGCCGACGATCAGCTCATAAGACGCTGGACCGTTCTTGGTGCGCCGGATGACGACCGGTTCCCTGTTGGTGCCTTCTTCGCGGATGGAATCGATGAGGCTCGCGCAACGCTCGTGAGACAGCTGGTCGTAGTCGCGCGCATTGCCCGGCCAGATCGTGCACTCACTCGGCTTGATCCGGATCGTGAGCTTCTTGACCGTCTTCGAGAGTTCGTCGAGGCCCGCGCCCCTGCGTTCGAGAAACGAGGGCGCCGGGACGGGTTCGCTCGGGCGCTCTACGACATCGGGTGCCGCCGAAGCCGCGGCCTCGTCATTTACTACAGGCTGGGCGGCACCAATGCTCTCGATCGCGTTAGCGAGCAGGCTGCGCCGTTTTCCTCCAGAGCTCATGCCGCCTCCGTAAGCCTGTCGGTGCCCAACTGGCCAATACGTGAGGGCCATTGCTTGCAGATGTCCTTCTCTACCTCGCGGAAAACCATGTTGAGGTTGTCACGGCATCGCGTGTAGGTCTGGTGGGAACCGTAAGGTTTGTTGATCTCATAGATAGAGGACATCTGAAGGCCGGCGTTCTTGATTTCCTCCGACAGGAGAATGGGGGTTGAAAGCAACTGACCGGCATAGGTCTTTTCCATGACCTGCAGCATCTGCGCTTCGTTTGTCCGGTTGGGCTGGAACATCGTGCAGACTACGCGGATGAACCCGTAGTCGATCGAGGTGTCGAAGCGCGAAACAAGGGTCATGGCCTCGCGGCAGGTCTGCATGAAATGGATCGTCGAAAGATAATCCAGCTGGCGCGCCGGCACCGGGATCAGGAGCCCATCGGCCGCAGTCAGGGTGTTGACCCCCAGAAAGCCCATCGCCGGCGGCGGATCGAGGATCACGACATCGTAATCGTACCGCACTTCCTCAAGACCGATGCGCAGCATGCGGAATGCACCGGCGATGGCGTCGGGGCCCTCTTCAATGGTGGCGGTCAGTTCCCACTCGGTGTCCTGAA is a genomic window of Novosphingobium resinovorum containing:
- a CDS encoding replication initiator protein A, whose amino-acid sequence is MPKEQREDRQVDLFLPQLTTLPLRDQRETMERPFFSLSKRKRLKPIDYVSPDGKVTVHVSANSEYGLATIYDLDILIYCASVLIEHKRRGTNDIPQTLHIVPHDMLKTLKRDVGGRAYDLLSNTLDRLQSTTVKTNIRSGDAVETTFSWIDSHSQIRDRKGSIRGMRITLAKWFYDGVLMEGGVLAIDPAYFSLTGGRERWLYRVARKHAGGAGPDGFAITMPTLFEKSGAEGDYRRFKFEITKIAKEDALPGFSLKIEARNGAEPMLRMVKRSKDEELPVSGTTGRSGTSRSTAEATGDDQTAAPAVPSPPPAFPEGHIAYTAFGSIARASLPSPQRDHGLVADDFRAFMRQRDIARDAPNIAQIFATFCSKQRAAS
- a CDS encoding ParB/RepB/Spo0J family partition protein; the encoded protein is MSSGGKRRSLLANAIESIGAAQPVVNDEAAASAAPDVVERPSEPVPAPSFLERRGAGLDELSKTVKKLTIRIKPSECTIWPGNARDYDQLSHERCASLIDSIREEGTNREPVVIRRTKNGPASYELIVGTRRHFSVSWLNANNHSEIELIARIETLDDEAAFRLADLENREREDVTDLERARNYQHAVQAYYNGGRVQMAERLAIPRQNLHNLLQLAELPDEVIAAFAEPNDLKVHHGMRLSPILKDASRRDKILDAARVVSAEQQERRDAGLAKIEGARVFERLMAASAEHKPKAAPRSKPAVMSQAGGRIAEVLSDSKAKGLTVNINPQNTSTVDEILEALRPVIEKAKFSR
- a CDS encoding AAA family ATPase, translated to MLSGQILDAMISSCENAKSVLRQAAIDPADRKTLNISMGATVAADMLGRTPEALSKAEARGRLPAPKTASNGRRYYTVEDLIAIREALGIKMGKAPDERAVVLAVQNFKGGVSKSTTAKHLADYLGLRGYRVLVVDCDPQASMSVMFDVNLEAMVDETHTLSNFLSPRMDDADSFRKTIQKTAWPNIDICPANLGLQDTEWELTATIEEGPDAIAGAFRMLRIGLEEVRYDYDVVILDPPPAMGFLGVNTLTAADGLLIPVPARQLDYLSTIHFMQTCREAMTLVSRFDTSIDYGFIRVVCTMFQPNRTNEAQMLQVMEKTYAGQLLSTPILLSEEIKNAGLQMSSIYEINKPYGSHQTYTRCRDNLNMVFREVEKDICKQWPSRIGQLGTDRLTEAA